A window of the Tenebrio molitor chromosome 1, icTenMoli1.1, whole genome shotgun sequence genome harbors these coding sequences:
- the Lar gene encoding tyrosine-protein phosphatase Lar isoform X7, with product MMTLPALLTGAPVLAIIVLATAGQVLSNGNYSDFPYIQYLTHPPEITMKPRNLQVKAGGIAAFYCAARGDPLPVIQWKKNGKRVSGSQTRYQVKEFPDGVSLLRIEPVKAGRDDANYECVAENGVGDAVNADATLVVFEVDKLPPGFPQITQSPTTNKVVEIGHNAVLTCAATGNPPPKITWLKNMLPINTSNNPRYSIRDEMPGALQIRDSEEKDHGKYECVAENAIGTDYSKSALLYVKVRRVPPQFSIPPQPLNEVMLGASLNLSCVAVGSPMPFVKWRKGLTQDITPEDKLPIGKNTLELTNIQESANYTCIAASALGVIESVAQVKVQSLPGPPTNIRVSEITATSVRLTWSYNGAEDLQYYVIQFKPKYANQAYSEISGIITMYYTIRSLSPYTEYEMYVIAVNNIGRGPPSTPAYVITGETEPGSSPRNVQVRPLSSSTMVIQWDEPETANGQVTGYKVYYTTNSQLSMAQWESQVVDNNQLTTINELTPHTIYTIRVQAFTSVGPGPLSAPVHVKTQQGVPSQPSNLMASDIGETAVTLQWSKPTHSGENIVNYELYWNDTYAKEKHHRRIPISESYTLTGLYPNTLYYVWLAARSQRGEGATTPPIPVRTKQYVPGAPPSNVTGEAVSPTAIRVIWDPPPANRSNGNIVYYKLQYVEADRSDSEASEVRLNATRFVLDELKRWTTYRIWVLAGTSVGDGPSSFPITVRTHEDVPGNPQDVKVTPINSTTIKVEWKPPHPKERNGIIMGYHVHVQETKEEGKNFLNDPMKFDVFGDAELELNVTGLQPDTTYSIQVAALTRKGDGDRSTPVNVRTPGGVPNRPALTIKIIEREPTVTIELEWTRPSQTYGELKGYRLRYGVKDHELKNVDLKGTHTNTYRINDLERGVEYEFRVAGQNHIGIGQEAIKYMHTPEGPPTGPPANITYRFQTPDVVCVTWDPPTREHRNGQIVKYDIQFHKKSDHSNVIVRNVSHTKAVFTNLEENTEYVFHVKAYTNQGAGPNSEKFTIETAHDIGRAPMSVKAVATSDSSVEVWWEPIPSRGKIQGYQIFYTMTAVEDLDEWQQKSVDVTGSADLVNLEKYAQYAIAVAARLKTGLGRLSEKVTVKVKPEDVPLNLRAHEVSTHSMTLTWSPPIRLNPIKYKISFDAIKEFVDSQGITQTQKIERSEIMLNDDVRSYTINNLSPFTTYNVNVSAIPTDHSYRPPTKITVTTQMAAPQPMVKPDFYGVVNGEEIHVILPQASEEYGPISHYFLVVVPEDKSQANKNPDQFLTNTLIENKEKAMANPNLPYIAAKFPQRNIPYTFHLGTGEDDDGFTNYKLQRGRRYRIFVRAVVDTPQKHLYTSSPFSEYLSLDMREVPAGDPPVRPNPNDPTDNDVKVSSQRKDVGVLWIIGPIIAALTLSLIFVIVFIYRKRRQPCKTPDQTAVTRPLIPADLNSSIAPSDPVEMRRLNFQTPAMISHPPIPISELASHIERLKANDNMKFSQEYESIEPGQQFTWDHSNMDVNKPKNRYANVIAYDHSRVILPPEESILGSDYINANYCDGYRKHNAYVATQGPLQETFADFWRMCWELKTATIVMMTKLEERTRIKCDQYWPTRASETYGSMSVTITEVQELATYCIRTFQIHKVGFCERREVKQLQFTAWPDHGVPDHPAPFLQFLRRVRNLNPPNSGPIVVHCSAGVGRTGCFIVIDSMLERMRHEKTVDIYGHVTCLRAQRNYMVQTEDQYIFIHDALVEAVICGQTEVPARSLQSHIQKLMQLEPGENVTGMEHEFKKLGNIKTDSSRFVTANLPCNKHKNRLVHILPYESTRVCLAPMRGIEGSDYVNASFIDGYRYRKAYIATQGPLVDTTDDLWRMLWEHNSTIIVMLTKLKEMGREKCHQYWPSDRSVRYQCFVVDPIAEYNMPQYILREFKVTDAREGSSRTVRQFQFTDWPEQGVPKYGDGFIDFIGQVHKTKEQFGQDGPITVHCSAGVGRTGVFITLSIALERMQYEGVVDIFQTARILRTQRPAMVQTEDQYQFCYRAALEYLGSFDHYTN from the exons TCGACAAGCTGCCCCCGGGCTTCCCCCAGATCACCCAGTCGCCCACGACCAACAAAGTCGTCGAGATCGGTCACAACGCGGTGCTGACGTGTGCCGCCACCGGAAACCCACCGCCCAAGATCACGTGGTTGAAGAACATGCTCCCGATCAACACCAGCAACAACCCACGGTACTCCATAAGGGACGAGATGCCAG GTGCCCTCCAAATCCGAGACAGCGAAGAAAAGGATCACGGCAAGTACGAATGCGTTGCGGAAAACGCAATCGGCACCGACTACTCCAAGTCGGCTTTGCTTTATGTTAAAg TACGTCGTGTTCCCCCCCAATTTTCGATACCGCCCCAGCCGCTGAACGAGGTGATGTTGGGTGCCAGCCTGAACTTGAGTTGCGTGGCCGTCGGCTCGCCGATGCCTTTCGTCAAGTGGCGCAAGGGCCTCACCCAAGATATTACTCCGGAAGACAAGTTGCCCATCGGGAAGAACACTTTGGAACTAACTAATATCCAGGAGTCTGCTAATTATACTTGTATAGCCGCTAGCGCGTTGGGGGTTATCGAATCTGTTGCTCAGGTTAAAGTACAAT CATTACCGGGACCACCGACCAATATTAGAGTGTCAGAAATCACGGCGACTTCCGTCAGGCTGACTTGGTCCTACAACGGAGCCGAGGATCTTCAGTATTACGTCATTCAGTTCAAGCCAAAATATGCCAATCAAGCCTACAGCGAGATATCAGGAATCATTACCATGTATTATACGATTAGAAGCCTTAGTCCCTACACCGAATACGAGATGTACGTCATAGCCGTCAACAACATAGGCAGAGGACCTCCGAGCACGCCGGCGTACGTTATTACAGGAGAAACAG AACCCGGATCGTCGCCGAGGAATGTTCAGGTGCGCCCCCTCAGTTCTAGCACCATGGTGATACAGTGGGACGAACCGGAGACGGCAAACGGACAAGTTACC GGATACAAAGTGTACTACACGACCAACTCGCAACTATCGATGGCCCAGTGGGAATCCCAAGTCGTCGACAACAATCAACTAACAACAATAAACGAGCTGACCCCGCACACGATTTACACCATCCGAGTCCAGGCGTTCACGTCGGTGGGGCCCGGACCCCTCAGCGCCCCCGTCCACGTCAAAACCCAGCAAG GCGTGCCTAGCCAACCGAGCAACCTCATGGCGTCGGATATCGGCGAGACCGCCGTCACCCTGCAGTGGAGCAAACCGACGCATTCCGGGGAAAACATCGTCAATTACGAGCTCTACTGGAATGACACCTACGCCAAGGAGAAGCACCACCGCCGCATACCTATATCCGAATCCTACACTCTGACCGGCCTCTATCCGAACACGCTGTACTACGTGTGGTTGGCGGCGAGATCGCAACGCGGAGAGGGCGCCACCACGCCGCCCATCCCAGTCAGAACGAAGCAGTACG TACCGGGCGCACCGCCCAGCAACGTTACCGGCGAGGCGGTAAGTCCCACTGCCATCCGAGTCATCTGGGATCCACCCCCTGCTAACCGCAGCAACGGAAACATTGTATACTACAAGCTACAGTATGTCGAAGCAGATAGATCAGATAGCGAAGCCTCAGAAGTTAGATTGAACGCTACTAGATTTGTGCTTGACGAACTAAAAAGGTGGACCACTTACCGAATTTGGGTCCTGGCCGGCACCTCAGTCGGAGACGGACCCAGCTCGTTCCCGATCACCGTGCGAACCCATGAAGATG TTCCCGGCAACCCGCAGGACGTTAAAGTCACCCCCATAAACTCCACCACGATCAAAGTCGAATGGAAACCGCCCCATCCGAAGGAGCGAAACGGCATTATCATGGGTTACCACGTCCACGTACAGGAGACCAAAGAAGAA GGCAAGAATTTCCTCAACGATCCGATGAAGTTCGACGTTTTCGGCGACGCCGAACTGGAACTGAACGTGACCGGCTTGCAACCGGACACGACCTACTCCATTCAAGTGGCCGCCCTCACCAGGAAGGGGGACGGCGACAGGAGCACGCCCGTCAACGTGCGCACCCCAGGAGGGGTGCCCAACAGGCCCGCGCTGACCATTAA GATAATCGAGCGCGAGCCCACCGTCACCATCGAGCTGGAGTGGACGCGGCCGTCGCAGACCTACGGAGAGCTGAAAGGCTACAGGCTGAGGTACGGAGTGAAGGACCACGAACTGAAGAACGTCGATCTGAAAG GAACCCACACCAACACCTACCGCATCAACGACCTGGAGCGCGGCGTCGAATACGAGTTCCGCGTCGCCGGTCAGAACCACATCGGGATCGGCCAGGAAGCCATAAAGTACATGCACACGCCCGAAGGACCCCCGACCGGACCCCCCGCCAACATCACGTACAGGTTCCAGACGCCCGACGTGGTCTGCGTGACATGGGACCCCCCGACTCGCGAACACCGCAACGGCCAAATCGTCAAGTACGACATCCAGTTCCACAAGAAGTCCGACCACAGCAACGTGATCGTGCGCAACGTCTCGCACACGAAGGCGGTCTTCACCAACCTGGAAGAGAACACCGAGTACGTCTTCCACGTGAAGGCGTACACGAACCAGGGCGCCGGACCCAACAGCGAGAAGTTCACCATCGAGACGGCTCACGACATCGGCAGAGCCCCCATGAGCGTGAAAGCGGTGGCCACGTCGGATTCGAGCGTCGAGGTGTGGTGGGAACCCATACCTTCGCGGGGGAAGATCCAAGGCTACCAGATTTTCTACACCATGACGGCCGTCGAGGATCTCGACGAGTGGCAGCAGAAATCGGTAGACGTGACCGGCTCCGCCGACCTGGTAAACCTGGAGAAGTACGCACAATACGCCATCGCCGTGGCGGCCAGGTTGAAAACCGGCCTGGGGAGGCTGTCGGAGAAGGTCACCGTGAAGGTCAAACCGGAGGACGTGCCGTTAAACTTGAGAGCTCACGAGGTGTCCACCCACTCGATGACTCTAACCTGGTCGCCTCCGATCCGCTTGAACCCCATCAAGTACAAGATTTCCTTCGACGCCATCAAGGAGTTCGTCGACTCGCAGGGAATAACGCAGACGCAAAAGATCGAACGTTCCGAAATCATGCTCAACGACGACGTTCGATCTTACACCATCAACAATCTGTCACCGTTCACCACGTACAACGTGAACGTGAGCGCCATCCCCACGGACCACTCGTACCGACCCCCCACGAAAATCACGGTGACGACGCAGATGGCAGCTCCGCAACCCATGGTCAAGCCGGATTTCTACGGTGTGGTCAACGGCGAAGAGATCCACGTGATCTTGCCCCAGGCGTCGGAAGAGTACGGGCCGATCAGCCACTATTTCCTGGTGGTGGTGCCCGAAGACAAGAGCCAAGCGAACAAGAATCCGGATCAGTTTTTGACCAACACCTTGATCGAAAACAAGGAGAAAGCCATGGCAAACCCGAATCTGCCCTACATTGCGGCTAAATTCCCTCAGCGGAACATACCCTACACTTTCCATCTGGGAACGGGGGAAGATGACGACGGATTCACCAATTACAAGCTGCAGAGGGGGCGTCGATACAGGATTTTCGTGCGGGCAGTGGTGGACACGCCCCAGAAACACCTCTACACCAGCAGTCCCTTCTCCGAGTATTTGTCCCTCGACATGAGGGAAGTCCCGGCTGGTGACCCTCCTGTGCGACCCAATCCCAACGACCCCACCGACAACGACGTCAAAGTGAGCTCGCAGCGCAAAGATGTCGGCGTTTTGTGGATAATCGGACCCATAATCGCCGCCCTCACCTTGTCTCTCATCTTCGTGATTGTCTTCATCTACCGAAAGCGGCGGCAACCGTGCAAGACTCCGGATCAGACGGCCGTGACGCGTCCCCTGATCCCCGCAGATCTGAACAGCAGCATCGCGCCCAGCGACCCCGTGGAGATGAGACGCTTGAACTTCCAAACTCCCGCGATGATCTCCCATCCGCCGATCCCCATCTCGGAGTTGGCCAGTCACATCGAGCGCCTCAAGGCCAACGACAACATGAAGTTCTCCCAGGAGTACGAGAGCATCGAGCCGGGCCAGCAGTTCACCTGGGACCACTCCAATATGGACGTCAACAAGCCGAAGAATCGCTACGCCAACGTGATCGCTTACGACCACAGCCGCGTCATCCTGCCGCCCGAGGAAAGCATCCTCGGCAGCGACTACATCAACGCCAACTACTGCGACGGCTACCGCAAGCACAACGCGTACGTGGCGACCCAGGGGCCGCTGCAGGAGACCTTCGCGGACTTCTGGCGGATGTGCTGGGAACTGAAGACGGCCACCATAGTGATGATGACCAAGCTGGAGGAGCGCACCAGGATCAAGTGCGACCAGTACTGGCCGACTCGCGCGTCCGAGACTTACGGCAGCATGTCCGTCACGATAACGGAAGTGCAAGAACTGGCGACCTACTGCATCAGGACCTTCCAGATCCACAAGGTGGGCTTCTGCGAGCGTCGCGAGGTCAAGCAGCTGCAGTTCACCGCCTGGCCCGACCACGGCGTCCCCGACCACCCGGCCCCGTTCTTGCAGTTCTTGCGGAGAGTGCGCAACCTCAACCCGCCCAACTCCGGCCCCATCGTCGTCCACTGCTCGGCCGGCGTCGGCCGCACCGGCTGCTTCATCGTCATCGATTCCATGCTGGAGAGGATGCGCCACGAGAAGACGGTCGACATCTACGGCCACGTGACGTGTCTGCGCGCCCAGCGGAACTACATGGTCCAGACCGAAGACCAGTACATATTCATCCACGACGCGCTGGTCGAGGCCGTCATCTGCGGACAGACCGAGGTGCCGGCGAGGAGCCTCCAGTCTCACATCCAGAAGCTGATGCAGCTGGAACCCGGGGAGAACGTGACGGGGATGGAGCACGAGTTCAAGAAGCTGGGGAACATCAAGACTGACTCGTCGCGATTCGTAACGGCGAATTTACCGTGCAATAAACACAAGAATCGATTGGTACATATCTTGCCCTACGAAAGTACGAGGGTATGCTTGGCCCCCATGCGGGGCATAGAGGGGTCGGACTACGTCAACGCGAGCTTCATCGACGGCTATCGGTACAGGAAGGCGTACATCGCGACGCAAGGACCGCTCGTTGACACCACCGACGACCTGTGGAGGATGCTGTGGGAGCACAACTCGACCATCATCGTCATGCTGACCAAGCTCAAGGAGATGGGAAGG gAAAAATGCCACCAGTACTGGCCCAGCGACCGCTCTGTCCGTTACCAATGCTTCGTCGTAGACCCCATCGCCGAGTACAACATGCCGCAGTACATCCTCCGCGAGTTCAAAGTGACGGACGCTAGGGAAGGCTCGTCGCGCACCGTCAGACAGTTCCAGTTTACCGACTGGCCGGAACAAGGCGTTCCCAAATACGGCGACGGATTCATCGATTTCATCGGACAAGTCCACAAGACTAAAGAACAGTTCGGTCAAGACGGTCCGATCACGGTCCACTGCAG TGCCGGGGTTGGCAGAACTGGAGTTTTCATCACGCTGAGTATAGCTTTGGAAAGAATGCAGTACGAAGGAGTCGTCGACATATTCCAAACGGCGAGGATTTTACGCACGCAAAGACCTGCCATGGTCCAAACCGAG GACCAATATCAATTTTGCTATCGAGCTGCTTTGGAATATTTGGGCTCCTTTGATCACTACACCAACTGA